The Deinococcota bacterium genome includes the window CAACAGCTAAACGCTACTAGTGGTCCGTCAAGGCAAAAATGATGGGTTGTCCCTGCGGGGTGCTGCGCGAACATTGCGAGCGAAGCGAAGCAATCTCTGATGAAGAGCGAGGCGTGAGATTGCCACGTTGCTTCGCACGACTTCGTTCCTGCGGAGTGCTTCGCGAACCCTTCGGGAAGCTGCGCGAATCCTGCGGAGTGCTTCGCGAAACCCGCTTCGCTCCACCCTTCCTGCGGAGTGCTGCGCGAATCGGGATACTTCGTGAACGCAATGACCCATCGAAAGAAGGTTGACTGACTACTAGCGCGGCTCGTCGAGGCGGGCCAGAAGATGTAGGACCTTGTATATCGTGAGTTCGGTAACGCCTAACAATTCATCCAAGCCGAACCCGCTTCGCGGTTCGGCTTAATTCAGACGTCAGGCAACCAAGTGCGCCTTATCTCTTCTATAATTAAAAGCACTAGCATGGCAGCGAAGAGGTGACGCAAATGGCACAGGTTGAACGCATTCAAGCCGAAATTGAAGCTCTTTCCGAAAAAGACTTCACTCGCCTAAGGGAGTGGTTCGCGGAAATGGACTGGCAGCGATGGGATGAGCAACTCGAGGCCGATGCAGCAGCTGGAAAGCTCGATAGCCTGCTCGAGGAGGCGAAGACAGCAAAATCTCAAGGGAAGCTACAGGACCTGTGAGCGCACCGAACAACACCTCGGTTTTGGGAACGCCTTTATGCTTTACCTGAGCCCCTCCAGCGCCTAGCCAGAAAAAACTTTGAGTTGCTCAAGGCAAACCCAAATCACCCATCCCTGTACTTCAAGAAGGTCGGTCAATACTGGTCTGCGCGGGTTGGTTTGAGCTACCTAGCTTTGGCTATTAAAGACGACGCTGACTTCATCTGGGTGTGGATAGGGAGTCACGATGCGTATGACAGGCTCACCAGTTAAGTCGCCTAACACTCGCTGCAACGGGCGCGCCAACATGTACATCGAACTTCAGTGCGAGTCCAGTCGCTTGGTAGGTATCCTGCCAGGGCGCGCCGCTGAGCTTAGCCGAAGAGAGAAGAGAACAGAACTTACGGACAGCTTCCTTGGGCGGGCAGCTCGAGCCGCACTCGTGCCCCCTGAAGGTGAAAGGTGTCGCCCTCGAAAACAGCACGTTTTCGCTTGGCGTTAGCTCGGGGCTGCTAGCTGCACTGCTGTACGCTGCGCTCACCTTTTTCGGCAAGAAGATTAGCGAGACTTCACCTGTGGTTGTCTCCTTTACCCAAGTTGGGAGCCGTTTTGCTGTTGCCCTTTACCCAACTCGGTGCAGCGTTTGACGGTAGCACAAACTGGCGCTTCGTGATTGCTCTGAGCGCGGTTCACACTGCTTTTCTTTACATCCTCTTTTATCAGAGGGTGCGTGGTGTACCTGTGCGACGCTTAGCCATCCTCAAGTTTGGCGAGCCAGTGGTGGCGGTGGCGACGGAGGTGACGTTCTACGGCATAAGGCCAACGGCGGTGCAAATCGTCGGCATGGTTATCATCCTTTTGGCAGCCTACGAGGTGAGTCGTCAAGAGGCGAAAGAAGAGGTGGCGGTATCAACGACTTAGCCTACGTCGTGGCTTACAGGTCGGGTCAGGTCGGGTGCTATCTTCCCCAGCAGCCCAACACGTCGCTGCAACGGACGCACACATGTGGAACATTGTTTCGCAAGCGCAGCCTCGGAGCGGTATATTGCCAGTGTGCGCCGTTGGGCGGCGTGCGCGCAGTGTGGCCGTAACCCTGATAAAATATATGGTGGAGGTCACTATGATGAACAAAACAGCGACCATGAACGCAAAGCCGAAATCAAAAGCAGAATATGAAGCTGAGATTGACCGCTACATCGCAGATATGGAGAAGATGAGGGAGGACATTGTAGCCAATCGTCGAGAGATTGCGAGGTTGCGAGCCGAAACTCATGCGGTGTTGACTGAACTGAAGATTGCTTGAGAGATTTTATCTATGTGGCAGAAACTTCTCGACTTAGCCAAACTGGTATGGACGTTCGGAGAGGAAACACGCCAGAACTCTGAGGACATCAAGGGGCTGGAGGAAGAATCAAGGCGTGTTGTCTCGGCCATCCATCAGTTGTTCTTTGAGCTTGAGCGCGTGCGGGATGAAATTCGGCAACTGAGAACTGAGATTGAGCATCTCAAAGAGACTGAGCGGCACGAACGAGAGAAGCTAATTCTGCAATTCCAAAACGAACT containing:
- a CDS encoding DMT family transporter, producing the protein MLLPFTQLGAAFDGSTNWRFVIALSAVHTAFLYILFYQRVRGVPVRRLAILKFGEPVVAVATEVTFYGIRPTAVQIVGMVIILLAAYEVSRQEAKEEVAVSTT